From one Erythrobacter sp. HKB08 genomic stretch:
- a CDS encoding dienelactone hydrolase family protein, giving the protein MARPTREPRAAVAVFPTIHNITESVADKALSLARDGYLAMVMDFYGEEVTADNPGPPLAEKLRADTDIYRQRIRAGLAALEREAGSLPMLTIGFCMGGQAVLEMAREGSDLAAVASFHGLLETGRPAVPGVSRPRILVCHGDADPLVPRSQVVAFWEEMDRAGADWHFHAYSGVKHGFTNPKPPPGLNAVGYDASADRQSWAAMHAFFDEVLA; this is encoded by the coding sequence GTGGCTCGGCCTACACGCGAGCCAAGGGCGGCAGTCGCCGTCTTCCCGACAATCCACAACATCACCGAGAGCGTCGCCGACAAGGCGTTAAGCCTCGCGCGCGACGGCTATCTCGCCATGGTGATGGATTTCTACGGCGAGGAGGTCACCGCCGATAATCCAGGACCTCCACTGGCCGAGAAACTGCGCGCGGACACCGATATCTATCGCCAGCGCATCCGCGCCGGGCTTGCCGCGCTGGAGCGGGAGGCCGGATCGCTTCCCATGCTGACGATCGGTTTCTGCATGGGCGGTCAGGCGGTATTGGAGATGGCTCGGGAAGGTTCGGATCTGGCCGCGGTCGCCAGTTTCCACGGACTGCTGGAAACTGGCAGGCCTGCCGTACCTGGGGTTTCGAGGCCGCGCATCCTCGTCTGCCACGGAGATGCCGACCCGCTGGTACCACGCAGCCAGGTCGTCGCATTCTGGGAGGAAATGGACCGGGCCGGTGCCGACTGGCACTTCCACGCCTACAGCGGCGTCAAGCACGGCTTCACCAACCCCAAGCCGCCACCTGGCCTCAACGCTGTCGGCTACGACGCAAGCGCCGACCGGCAAAGCTGGGCCGCGATGCACGCGTTCTTCGACGAGGTTCTGGCATAA